A stretch of Castanea sativa cultivar Marrone di Chiusa Pesio chromosome 2, ASM4071231v1 DNA encodes these proteins:
- the LOC142626226 gene encoding armadillo repeat-containing protein LFR — MQKRSEQGKSGGGASAPTPKRGRPFGSSNSSAAAAAAAAAAAAAAADTAAPSNLLGPSLHVHSSFADQNNKRIVLAIQSGLKSELTWALNTLTLLSFKEKEDMRKDATPLAKIPGLLDALLQVIDDWRDIALSKELIRTLRVRTLGANSLVTGFGNEYEVLGSNGTLLYPGLGSGSSVTEAVVQKNMSKSRSSDWWFDEDGLFNLDEEGRAEKQQCAVAASNIIRNFSFMPDNEVIMAQHRHCLETVFQCIEDHVKEDEELVTNALETIVNLAPFLDLRIFSSSKPSYIKITEKRAVQAIMGMLGSAVKSWHCAAAELLGRLIINPDNEPFLLPFVSQIHKRLIDLLSLPAFDAQAAAVGALYNLAEVNMDCRLKLANERWAIDRLLKVIKAPHPVPEICRKAAMILESLVSEPQNRALLLAYENAFAEILFSDGRYSDTFARILYELTSRPSNKVAAARGVWGM; from the exons atgcagaAGAGGTCAGAGCAGGGCAAGTCTGGTGGCGGAGCCTCCGCTCCCACCCCTAAAAGAGGGCGCCCATTCGGCAGTAGCAATAGCAGCGCCGCAGCCGCCGCTGCAGCTGCAGCAGCCGCAGCCGCAGCTGCCGACACGGCGGCTCCGTCAAACCTCCTCGGACCATCTCTCCACGTCCACAGCTCCTTCGCTG ATCAAAACAATAAGAGGATAGTTCTAGCTATTCAAAGTGGACTAAAGAGTGAGCTGACCTGGGCATTAAATACTCTCACATTGCTCTCTTTCAAAGAAAAGGAAGACATGCGCAAAGATGCAACCCCTCTTGCAAAAATACCTGGGTTGCTGGATGCTCTTCTCCAAGTG ATTGATGACTGGCGTGATATAGCACTTTCGAAAGAACTCATAAGGACGCTGAGGGTCAGAACACTAGGGGCAAATTCTCTTGTAACAGGATTTGGGAATGAATATGAGGTGTTAGGCTCAAATGGCACTCTCCTGTATCCTGG CCTGGGATCTGGTTCTTCTGTTACAGAAGCAGTAGTGCAGAAAAATATGTCCAAATCTCGTTCTTCGGATTGGTGGTTTGACGAAGATGGTTTATTTAATCTAGATGAAGAAGGGCGAGCAGAAAAACAGCAGTGTGCTGTTGCTGCTTCAAATATAATCCGGAACTTCTCTTTCATGCCAGACAATGAAGTCATTATGGCCCAGCATCGGCATTGTTTGGAAACAGTGTTCCAGTGCATAGAAGATCATGTCAAAG aGGATGAGGAACTTGTCACAAATGCCCTTGAGACAATTGTAAATTTGGCTCCATTTCTTGATCTTCGAATATTTAGCTCATCAAAGCCATCCTACATCAAAATAAC AGAGAAACGTGCAGTTCAAGCCATAATGGGAATGCTGGGATCTGCAGTCAAATCATGGCACTGTGCGGCTGCTGAATTACTTGGGCGTTTGATAATAAATCCTGATAATGAGCctttccttcttccctttgtttcACAG ATACACAAGCGTTTAATTGATCTTTTGAGCTTGCCAGCATTTGATGCACAAGCGGCTGCTGTTGGTGCACTCTATAACCTTGCTGAAGTTAATATGGACTGCCGATTGAAGCTTGCCAATGAGCGATG GGCAATTGACCGGCTGCTGAAAGTGATCAAGGCACCGCATCCTGTTCCAGAAATTTGCAGGAAAGCTGCAATGATACTTGAGAGCCTCGTCTCTGAGCCACAGAACAGGGCATTGCTGCTAGCTTATGAGAATGCCTTTGCAGAGATACTCTTCTCAGATGGCAGATATTCTGATACGTTTGCAAGGATATTGTATGAACTGACATCTAGACCAAGCAACAAAGTGGCAGCTGCTCGTGGTGTATGGGGCATGTAA